GCGTTCGGCCGTCACCTCTTTTTGTGGCGCAAATTTGTCTTTAATGACCTTAAAGACCCGGTCAAAACCCGGAAGCGTGAACACCAACATCACCATGCCACGGATACCCGGCGCCTCAATAAACTGTTCGTCAGTGGCCGAGATATAGGTCAAATACTCTCGATAGCTTTCGGTCTTACCGTGTTTCTGGCAGCCAATCGCCATGTACAGTTCGGCGGTCGTTTTTCCTGGCAATAACTCTCGTAGCCATTCAACCAAAGCGGCGGGTTGCGGGGCATAAACCATGAAATACGAACGCGCAAAGCCAAAGACAATACTCGCCTCGGAGGTGCTGGTCAGACAGGTATCAATCACTAAAAGCCCATCATCTGTGCGATGAATCGGAAGCAAGAACGGCACTTTACCGGTCGGTAAGACCAGCTTGCCTACCAGCCAGGCAGCTTTATTGCGATAAAAGAGTTCGTTGGCGATGTCGAGGGAAGCATGCTGTAAAACATCCTCGCCAAAGGTTTCTGTCAGATGCGCAATGATGTAACCCGCATCCCGCGCTAAATCTTGCCATGGCAGGCGTAAGGGCAAGTCTCTGAGCAACGTGCGTAAAAGAGGTTGCCATCCTAAAGCTGGGGTAAATGTTTTTGACAGCGGACGAGGGATCTCACGAAAGCGTTTTTCATCCTGGGAACTAAAGATAAAAAGCCGCTCGGGAGATAACGAGCGGTGATCGAAGAGGCGACAATAAACGGAATTGAAAAAGCTTTCTGCGATTTCAAAACGGGGGTAGTCGGGCAGCAACTGCGTGTACTGCGCTTTGACGCGCAATAAAAACTCGTCGTCAGTATTCTGGCCGCCCGTGATACAGCGCAATTGCTCAACCACCAGGCCAACGTGGTGATCATAAAGATGGATGCGGCTTTTCATCGCCCGCTGAACCGCATGCCAGTCTGCTTGCTCAAAGCGCTGCTGCGCCCCGGCAGTTATCTCCAGAAAGCGGCCGTACTGCGCATCAAAGCCTTGCAAGATGGTGTGTGCAATTAGCCACTCAAGCCTGGGTGTCATGGGCTTCTCCGTCATGATTTCCCCTCACCCTAACCCTCTCCCAAGGGAGAGGGAACTGGACTGGTTTTCTCCTTCTCCCACAGGGAGAGGGAACTGGACTGATTTTCTCCTTCTCCCATTGGGAGAGGGAACTGGACTGATTTTCTCCTTCTCCCAAGGGAGAGGGAACTGGACTGGTTTTCTCCTTCTCCCTGAGGGAGAAGGTCGGGATGAGGGTGGTTTTAAAACTGCTCTTCTTCCGTTGAGCCGGTCAGTGCGGTAACGGAAGAAGCCCCGCCCTGAATAATCGTCGTCACGCGGTCGAAATAGCCAGTCCCCACTTCCTGCTGATGGGAAACGAAAGTGTAGCCTTCAGGCGCTGCGGCAAACTCCGGCTGTTGCACTTTCTCAACGTAATGCCTCATTCCCTCACCTTGTGCGTAGGCATGAGCCAGGTCGAACATGTTGAACCACATGCTATGGATGCCCGCCAGCGTAATAAACTGGTACTTGTAGCCCATCGCTGACAGCTCCTCCTGGAATGAAGCAATGGTTTTATCATCCAGGTTTTTCTTCCAGTTAAACGATGGCGAACAGTTGTAAGCCAGCAATTTTCCAGGGAAACGAGCGTGAATGGCATCAGCAAAACGACGAGCCTGCTCAAGGTCAGGTTTCGACGTCTCACACCACACCAAATCAGCGTAAGGTGCGTAAGCAAGACCACGACTAATTGCCTGTTCGATACCTGCACGGGTACGGTAGAACCCTTCTTGCGTGCGTTCGCCAGTGATGAATTCGCGATCGTATTCATCACAATCAGACGTGATGAGATCAGCCGCATCAGCGTCCGTACGAGCAATCACAAGCGTTGGCACACCCATAACATCAGCGGCAAGACGAGCAGCGACTAATTTCTGAATGGCTTCCTGAGTCGGCACCAGTACTTTGCCACCCATGTGCCCACACTTTTTCACCGAGGCCAGTTGGTCTTCAAAGTGAACAGCCGCGGCACCGGCCTGAATCATCGATTTCATCAGCTCGAATGCATTCAGTACACCACCAAAACCCGCTTCAGCATCGGCAACAATCGGCAGGTAATAATCAACATACCGCGGATCGCCTTGCTCGATGTTAGATGCCCACTGGATCTGATCGGCGCGACGGAAGGTGTTGTTGATCCGATCAACCACTGCTGGAACGGAGTTCGCTGGATACAGCGATTGATCCGGGTACATGCTGGAGGCCAGGTTGGCATCTGCTGCGACCTGCCAGCCAGAAAGATAAATGGCTTCGATGCCCGCTTTCGCCTGTTGCAGTGCCTGCCCGCCGGTTAACGCGCCAAGGCTATTGATGTAGCCTTTTTTCGATTCACCGTGCAGTAAGCGCCACATTCTGGCCGCACCGTTTTGCGCCAGGGTACATTCTGGATTCACCGAGCCGCGCAGCTTGATGACGTCTTCTGCGCTATACGGGCGCTCAATACCTTCCCAACGTGGTTGCGTCCAATCTTGTTGTAATTGTTGGATTTGTTGAGTGCGTGAGGTTTTCATTGCAGGTGCTCCATATTTTTATTTAGGTAAGGTTCAGGCAAGCAGGCGGTAGCCCGGCAGTGTCAGGAAGTCGATTAACGTATCGGAAGTGGTGATTTGCTCCATCAGTCGAGCCGCTTCATCAAAGCGCCCCTGGCTGAAACGCTTGTCCCCTAACTCCTCCTGAATAACGAACATCTCTTCGGCCAGCATTTGGCGGAACAGCGCCTTAGTGACCGTCTCGCCGTTACTCAACGTTTTTTCATGGTGGATCCACTGCCAGATTGAGGTACGTGAGATTTCTGCGGTGGCGGCATCTTCCATCAAGCCATAAATCGGCACACAACCATTGCCAGAAATCCAGGCTTCGATGTATTGCACCGCAACGCGGATATTGGCGCGCATCCCTGTTTCTGTACGCTCGCCAGGACAAGGTTCCAGCAGTTGTGCTGCGGTGATCGGCGCATCTTCTTCACGCAAAATCTGCAGTTGGTTTTTATCGTCGCCCAACACTTTGCTAAAGACTTCCATCACCGTGTCGGCGAGGCCCGGGTGCGCAATCCATGTGCCATCGTGGCCATTAGTGGCTTCCATTTGCTTATCGGCTTTCACTTTATTGAGTACCCAGTCGTTACGCTGGCTATCTTTGCTAGGAATGAACGCCGCCATGCCCCCCATGGCGAAAGCACCACGGCGATGACAGGTTTTAATCAGCAAACGCGAATATGCGTTCAGGAATGGTTTGTCCATGGTGACAGATTGACGATCTGGCAGGACGCGATCCGGATGATTCTTCAGCGTCTTGATGTAGCTGAAGATATAATCCCAGCGCCCGCAATTCAGGCCGACGATGTGATCGCGCAGCGCATGCAGGATCTCATCCATCTGGAATACTGCAGGGAGCGTTTCAATCAGCAGCGTCGCTTTAATGGTGCCACGTGGTAAGGAGAAATGATCTTCGGTAAAGCTGAACACTTCGCTCCACCAGGCCGCTTCCTGCCAGGATTGCGTTTTTGGCAGGTAGAAATACGGGCCACTCCCTTTTGCCAGCAGAGCATCCACGTTGTGGAAAAAGTAGAGCGCGAAATCGAACAGGCTGCCAGGAATAGGTTCATCACGCCAGATGACGTGCTTTTCCGGTAAATGCAGCCCGCGCACGCGGCAGACTAATACAGCCGGATCAGGCTTCAACTGGTAGATTTTCCCAGCTTCGTTGGTCCAGCTGATCGTCCCACGGATAGCATCACGCAGGTTGATTTGCCCGTCGATAACCTTGTTCCAGCTCGGAGCCAGGGAATCTTCAAAGTCTGCCATGAACACTTTGACGTTAGCATTCAGCGCGTTAATCACCATTTTGCGCTCGACTGGCCCGGTAATCTCAACACGGCGGTCGAGGAGATCGGCAGGAATTCCGCGGATAGTCCATTCAGATTCACGAATGGAACTGGTTTCCGAAATGAAATCTGGGAGTTTTCCTGCATCAATCTCAGCCTGCTGAACGGTGCGTGCCGCCAGCAGCTTATTACGCTGCGGTGTAAAGCGGGTGACGAGCTCACTAAGAAACTCGACTGCATCAGGCGTCAGGATCTGCCGCTCTGCTTCACCAAACGGCTGGCTAAAGGCCAACTCTTCGCTAACTGTCTGTTGTGTCATTGGATATTCCCCTCGTCTTATCCCGTCGGTAATGCCAAATATAACTGGTCCGTCCAGCGTCCTGTTTTCACTCAACAGAATTAAGACTACTTCATGATTTTTTAAAATCAAAAACAATTTCCATTTTTGAAATAAAAATCATTTATCACTTTGATATATATGAGATTAAAATTTATTCAGGTAGGGAATGCGTTTTTAGAAAATAAAAAAGACACCCGTAGGTGCCTTGATCTTAGAGCTGGCGGGATGCTGAAACGCTTAGTCGAGCGTTGGGTTCATATGGCGCAGATCGAACGGAGTGATCTGGTAGACATAGTAATTCAGCCAATTGGTGAAGAGTAAATTCCCGTGGCTACGCCATGTAGCATGGGGTTTTTTCTGCGGATCGTTATTAGGGAAATAGTTATACGGTACATCCGGGTTCAGCCCCGCTTCAACGTCACGGAAATATTCACCTGAAAGAGTATGCGCATCATATTCTGGATGGCCCGTAACAAAGGCAATACGCTTGTCTTTGCTGCCAAATAAGTACGCATCACCCTCTTCTGATTCAGCCAAAATTTCAAGATCGGTGTAATCCCGAATCAATGATGCGGGGAAATCGGCATAGCGTGAGTGTGGTGCCAGGAAGGTGTCATCGAAACCGCGGGTTAACAGTGCGTGCGGGTAAGTGAGGTTATGCGCATAAACACCAGACAGCTTCTCTTTACGCGTTTGTTTAGGGATACCATAGAGAATATTAAGCGCAGCCTGCACGGCCCAACAGACAAAGAGCGTTGAGGTAACGTGATCTTTTGCCCAGTGAAGCACTTGTTCTATCTGCGGCCAGTAGGCGACATCGTTAAATTCAACCAGGCCAAGTGGAGCACCGGTGACGATCAGCCCATCAAAATTTTCATCCTGAATATCGTCGAAATTACAGTAGAAATTATTGAGGTGCTCTGTCGGTGTATTACGGGATTCACGGGAATCGATGCGCAATAGTTGGACGTCAACTTGCAGAGGAGAGTTAGATAGCAGACGCAAAAACTGGTTTTCGGTCTCAATCTTTTTCGGCATCAGATTAAGTATAAGTACCTTTAGCGGACGGATCTCCTGATTGCTGGCACGCGATGATGTCATGACAAAGACATTCTCATCCCGCAGGAAATTGACGGCTGGTAACTCATCCTGTACCCGAATTGGCATAAAATTACATCCTCAAAGCATACGTTTAAACGTTTAGACATCCAGATAGCTGAAGATAACGCGACCTTTGTCAAATGTCGAGTATTCATAAGATAGTTGAAAATGTTTCACTTAAGAACGAATTTTTGATTCAGTGAATTACACTGGGTAATAGCATAATTTATAGAGGATTATCATGAGGATGCAGAGTTGAATTTCATAAATCGCAGACAGCAAAAAGCCCTGTACGTCAGTACAGGGCTTTCCACTTATTTGGAGCCTGGCAGTTCCCTACTCTCGCATGGGGAGACCCCACACTACCATCGGCGCTACGGCGTTTCACTTCTGAGTTCGGCATGGGGTCAGGTGGGACCACCGCGCTACTGCCGCCAGGCATATTCTGTTTTCATTAACCGTCGCAGTGTTATCTGCAACCATTAACTTAAAATCTTGGAATTAAGCTGAAAATTAAAGTGTCTTTCTCATTATTCTTAAAACACCTTCGGTGTTGTAAGGTTAAGCCTCACGGATCATTAGTACTGGTTAGCTCAACGTATCGCTACGCTTACACACCCAGCCTATCAACGTCGTAGTCTTCAACGTTCCTTCAGGAGACTCAAGGTCTCAGGGAGAATTCATCTCGGGGCAAGTTTCGCGCTTAGATGCTTTCAGCGCTTATCTTTTCCGCATTTAGCTACCGGGCAATGCCATTGGCATGACAACCCGAACACCAGTGATGCGTCCACTCCGGTCCTCTCGTACTAGGAGCAGCCCCCCTCAATTCTCCAGCGCCCACGGCAGATAGGGACCGAACTGTCTCACGACGTTCTAAACCCAGCTCGCGTACCACTTTAAATGGCGAACAGCCATACCCTTGGGACCTACTTCAGCCCCAGGATGTGATGAGCCGACATCGAGGTGCCAAACACCGCCGTCGATATGAACTCTTGGGCGGTATCAGCCTGTTATCCCCGGAGTACCTTTTATCCGTTGAGCGATGGCCCTTCCATTCAGAACCACCGGATCACTAAGACCTGCTTTCGCACCTGCTCGAGCCGTCACTCTCGCAGTCAAGCTAGCTTATGCCTTTGCACTAACCTCACGATGTCCGACCGTGATTAGCTAACCTTCGTGCTCCTCCGTTACGCTTTAGGAGGAGACCGCCCCAGTCAAACTACCCACCAGACACTGTCCGCAACCCGGATCACGGGTCTACGTTAGAACATCAAACATTAAAGGGTGGTATTTCAAGGTTGGCTCCACGCAGACTGGCGTCCACGCTTCAAAGCCTCCCACCTATCCTACACATCAAGGCTCAATGTTCAGTGTCAAGCTATAGTAAAGGTTCACGGGGTCTTTCCGTCTTGCCGCGGGTACACTGCATCTTCACAGCGATTTCAATTTCACTGAGTCTCGGGTGGAGACAGCCTGGCCATCATTACGCCATTCGTGCAGGTCGGAACTTACCCGACAAGGAATTTCGCTACCTTAGGACCGTTATAGTTACGGCCGCCGTTTACCGGGGCTTCGATCAAGAGCTTCTCCTTACGGATAACCCCATCAATTAACCTTCCGGCACCGGGCAGGCGTCACACCGTATACGTCCACTTTCGTGTTTGCACAGTGCTGTGTTTTTAATAAACAGTTGCAGCCAGCTGGTATCTTCGACTGCCTTCAGCTCCACGAGTAAATCGCTTCACTTACCGACAGCGTGCCTTCTCCCGAAGTTACGGCACCATTTTGCCTAGTTCCTTCACCCGAGTTCTCTCAAGCGCCTTGGTATTCTCTACCTGACCACCTGTGTCGGTTTGGGGTACGATTTGATGTTACCTGATGCTTAGAGGCTTTTCCTGGAAGCAGGGCATTTGTTACTTCAGCACCGTAGTGCCTCGTCATCACACCTCAGCGTTAGATAAGAGTCCGGATTTACCTAAACTCTCCGCCTACATGCTTAAACCGGGACAACCGTCGCCCGGCTAACATAGCCTTCTCCGTCCCCCCTTCGCAGTAACACCGAGTACAGGAATATTAACCTGTTTCCCATCGACTACGCCTTTCGGCCTCGCCTTAGGGGTCGACTCACCCTGCCCCGATTAACGTTGGACAGGAACCCTTGGTCTTCCGGCGAGCGGGCTTTTCACCCGCTTTATCGTTACTTATGTCAGCATTCGCACTTCTGATACCTCCACCAGACCTCACAGTCCAGCTTCAACGGCTTACAGAACGCTCCCCTACCCAACAACGCCTAAGCGTCGCTGCCGCAGCTTCGGTGCATGGTTTAGCCCCGTTACATCTTCCGCGCAGGCCGACTCGACCAGTGAGCTATTACGCTTTCTTTAAATGATGGCTGCTTCTAAGCCAACATCCTGGCTGTCTGTGCCTTCCCACATCGTTTCCCACTTAACCATGACTTTGGGACCTTAGCTGGCGGTCTGGGTTGTTTCCCTCTTCACGACGGACGTTAGCACCCGCCGTGTGTCTCCCGTGATAACATTCTTCGGTATTCGTAGTTTGCATCGGGTTGGTAAGCCGGGATGGCCCCCTAGCCGAAACAGTGCTCTACCCCCGAAGATGAGTTCACGAGGCGCTACCTAAATAGCTTTCGGGGAGAACCAGCTATCTCCCGGTTTGATTGGCCTTTCACCCCCAGCCACAAGTCATCCGCTAATTTTTCAACATTAGTCGGTTCGGTCCTCCAGTTAGTGTTACCCAACCTTCAACCTGCCCATGGCTAGATCACCGGGTTTCGGGTCTATACCCTGCAACTTAACGCCCAGTTAAGACTCGGTTTCCCTGCGGCTCCCCTATACGGTTAACCTTGCTACAGAATATAAGTCGCTGACCCATTATACAAAAGGTACGCAGTCACCCCATAAAAGAGGCTCCCACTGCTTGTACGTACACGGTTTCAGGTTCTGTTTCACTCCCCTCGCCGGGGTTCTTTTCGCCTTTCCCTCACGGTACTGGTTCACTATCGGTCAGTCAGGAGTATTTAGCCTTGGAGGATGGTCCCCCCATATTCAGACAGGATACCACGTGTCCCGCCCTACTCTTCGAGTTCACAGCAAGTGCATTTTTGTGTACGGGAGTATCACCCTGTACCCTGCGACTTTCCAGACGCTTCCACTAATGCACAAACTGATTCAGACTCTGGGCTGCTCCCCGTTCGCTCGCCGCTACTGGGGGAATCTCGGTTGATTTCTTTTCCTCGGGGTACTTAGATGTTTCAGTTCCCCCGGTTCGCTTCGTTAAGCTATGTATTCACTTAACGATAGTGTGACGAATCACACTGGGTTTCCCCATTCGGAAATCGTCGGTTATAACGGTTCATATCACCTTACCGACGCTTATCGCAGATTAGCACGTCCTTCATCGCCTCTGACTGCCAGGGCATCCACCGTGTACGCTTAGTCGCTTAACCTCACAACCCGAAGATGTCTCGTAAGACACAATCGATGTTGTGAAAATTTGAGAGACTCGAACACACCGATACTTCCTTTCTTATTACGGAGAAAGGAAACAGTGTGTCGTTTCAATTTTCAGCTTGTTCCAGATTTTTAAAGAGCAAATACTTCGCAGCATACTGTTAAACAGTACACTTGGAAGTATTTCATTTACTTTCATCAGACAATCTGTGTGAGCACTACGCAAGTTCGTATCTTTTAGGTAAGGAGGTGATCCAACCGCAGGTTCCCCTACGGTTACCTTGTTACGACTTCACCCCAGTCATGAATCACAAAGTGGTAAGCGCCCTCCCGAAGGTTAAGCTACCTACTTCTTTTGCAACCCACTCCCATGGTGTGACGGGCGGTGTGTACAAGGCCCGGGAACGTATTCACCGTAGCATTCTGATCTACGATTACTAGCGATTCCGACTTCACGGAGTCGAGTTGCAGACTCCGATCCGGACTACGACGCACTTTATGAGGTCCGCTTGCTCTCGCGAGGTCGCTTCTCTTTGTATGCGCCATTGTAGCACGTGTGTAGCCCTACTCGTAAGGGCCATGATGACTTGACGTCATCCCCACCTTCCTCCAGTTTATCACTGGCAGTCTCCTTTGAGTTCCCGGCCGAACCGCTGGCAACAAAGGATAAGGGTTGCGCTCGTTGCGGGACTTAACCCAACATTTCACAACACGAGCTGACGACAGCCATGCAGCACCTGTCTCAGAGTTCCCGAAGGCACTAAGCTATCTCTAGCAAATTCTCTGGATGTCAAGAGTAGGTAAGGTTCTTCGCGTTGCATCGAATTAAACCACATGCTCCACCGCTTGTGCGGGCCCCCGTCAATTCATTTGAGTTTTAACCTTGCGGCCGTACTCCCCAGGCGGTCGACTTAACGCGTTAGCTCCGGAAGCCACTCCTCAAGGGAACAACCTCCAAGTCGACATCGTTTACGGCGTGGACTACCAGGGTATCTAATCCTGTTTGCTCCCCACGCTTTCGCACCTGAGCGTCAGTCTTTGTCCAGGGGGCCGCCTTCGCCACCGGTATTCCTCCAGATCTCTACGCATTTCACCGCTACACCTGGAATTCTACCCCCCTCTACAAGACTCAAGCTTGCCAGTTTCAAATGCAGTTCCCAGGTTGAGCCCGGGGATTTCACATCTGACTTAACAAACCGCCTGCGTGCGCTTTACGCCCAGTAATTCCGATTAACGCTTGCACCCTCCGTATTACCGCGGCTGCTGGCACGGAGTTAGCCGGTGCTTCTTCTGCGAGTAACGTCAATCACTGCGGTTATTAACCACAATGCCTTCCTCCTCGCTGAAAGTACTTTACAACCCGAAGGCCTTCTTCATACACGCGGCATGGCTGCATCAGGCTTGCGCCCATTGTGCAATATTCCCCACTGCTGCCTCCCGTAGGAGTCTGGACCGTGTCTCAGTTCCAGTGTGGCTGGTCATCCTCTCAGACCAGCTAGGGATCGTCGCCTAGGT
The nucleotide sequence above comes from Buttiauxella selenatireducens. Encoded proteins:
- the aceK gene encoding bifunctional isocitrate dehydrogenase kinase/phosphatase, whose product is MTPRLEWLIAHTILQGFDAQYGRFLEITAGAQQRFEQADWHAVQRAMKSRIHLYDHHVGLVVEQLRCITGGQNTDDEFLLRVKAQYTQLLPDYPRFEIAESFFNSVYCRLFDHRSLSPERLFIFSSQDEKRFREIPRPLSKTFTPALGWQPLLRTLLRDLPLRLPWQDLARDAGYIIAHLTETFGEDVLQHASLDIANELFYRNKAAWLVGKLVLPTGKVPFLLPIHRTDDGLLVIDTCLTSTSEASIVFGFARSYFMVYAPQPAALVEWLRELLPGKTTAELYMAIGCQKHGKTESYREYLTYISATDEQFIEAPGIRGMVMLVFTLPGFDRVFKVIKDKFAPQKEVTAERVRECYQLVKEHDRVGRMADTQEFENFVLSKHQISQPLLELLYQEVPEKLTDLGDRIAISHLYIERRMVPLNLWLEQVEGQQLRDAVEEYGNAIRQLAAANIFPGDMLFKNFGVTRHGRVVFYDYDEICYMTEVNFRNVPPPRYPEDELSAEPWYSVATGDVFPEEFRHYLCADPRIRQLFDEMHSDLFRADYWRELQERIRNGHVEDVFAYRRRQRFIVRFGDLMQAG
- the aceA gene encoding isocitrate lyase; this translates as MKTSRTQQIQQLQQDWTQPRWEGIERPYSAEDVIKLRGSVNPECTLAQNGAARMWRLLHGESKKGYINSLGALTGGQALQQAKAGIEAIYLSGWQVAADANLASSMYPDQSLYPANSVPAVVDRINNTFRRADQIQWASNIEQGDPRYVDYYLPIVADAEAGFGGVLNAFELMKSMIQAGAAAVHFEDQLASVKKCGHMGGKVLVPTQEAIQKLVAARLAADVMGVPTLVIARTDADAADLITSDCDEYDREFITGERTQEGFYRTRAGIEQAISRGLAYAPYADLVWCETSKPDLEQARRFADAIHARFPGKLLAYNCSPSFNWKKNLDDKTIASFQEELSAMGYKYQFITLAGIHSMWFNMFDLAHAYAQGEGMRHYVEKVQQPEFAAAPEGYTFVSHQQEVGTGYFDRVTTIIQGGASSVTALTGSTEEEQF
- the aceB gene encoding malate synthase A; amino-acid sequence: MTQQTVSEELAFSQPFGEAERQILTPDAVEFLSELVTRFTPQRNKLLAARTVQQAEIDAGKLPDFISETSSIRESEWTIRGIPADLLDRRVEITGPVERKMVINALNANVKVFMADFEDSLAPSWNKVIDGQINLRDAIRGTISWTNEAGKIYQLKPDPAVLVCRVRGLHLPEKHVIWRDEPIPGSLFDFALYFFHNVDALLAKGSGPYFYLPKTQSWQEAAWWSEVFSFTEDHFSLPRGTIKATLLIETLPAVFQMDEILHALRDHIVGLNCGRWDYIFSYIKTLKNHPDRVLPDRQSVTMDKPFLNAYSRLLIKTCHRRGAFAMGGMAAFIPSKDSQRNDWVLNKVKADKQMEATNGHDGTWIAHPGLADTVMEVFSKVLGDDKNQLQILREEDAPITAAQLLEPCPGERTETGMRANIRVAVQYIEAWISGNGCVPIYGLMEDAATAEISRTSIWQWIHHEKTLSNGETVTKALFRQMLAEEMFVIQEELGDKRFSQGRFDEAARLMEQITTSDTLIDFLTLPGYRLLA
- the metA gene encoding homoserine O-acetyltransferase MetA → MPIRVQDELPAVNFLRDENVFVMTSSRASNQEIRPLKVLILNLMPKKIETENQFLRLLSNSPLQVDVQLLRIDSRESRNTPTEHLNNFYCNFDDIQDENFDGLIVTGAPLGLVEFNDVAYWPQIEQVLHWAKDHVTSTLFVCWAVQAALNILYGIPKQTRKEKLSGVYAHNLTYPHALLTRGFDDTFLAPHSRYADFPASLIRDYTDLEILAESEEGDAYLFGSKDKRIAFVTGHPEYDAHTLSGEYFRDVEAGLNPDVPYNYFPNNDPQKKPHATWRSHGNLLFTNWLNYYVYQITPFDLRHMNPTLD